The following proteins are encoded in a genomic region of Arachis ipaensis cultivar K30076 chromosome B02, Araip1.1, whole genome shotgun sequence:
- the LOC107625908 gene encoding cytochrome P450 83B1-like has product MVSALVLILCLTLPLFIFFFFQKQTHNKKKDFPPGPRGLPIIGNLHQLDNSSLYLQLFEFSKKYGPIFSLQLGLRKAIVISSPELAKEALKNHDREFAGRPNLIGQQKLTYNGLGITFSPYNEFWRETRKICVAHVLSSRRVTSFSSIRKFEVKQWIKKISSHASSKKVTNLNEMIISLTSTIICRIAFGRRYEDEGVERSRFHDLFNECQAMLGGFFVSDYIPFLGWIDRLNGMHARLNKIFKELDKFYQEVIDEHMDPNRDSSNGEDIIDVLLQLKNQRSFSFDLTINHIKALFMDILVAGTDTTAATTVWAMTALIKNPRVMKKVQEEIRNFGGQKDFLEEENIQKCIYFKAVMKETLRLHLPVPLVPKETNKTCIINGYEIPSKTIVYVNAWAIHRDPEAWKDPYEFYPERFLGSDIDFLGQHFELIPFGAGRRICPGMHMGLASLDLILANLLYSFDWELPEGMKIEDIDTQMLPGITQHKKNPLYLIAKINKEVEFN; this is encoded by the exons ATGGTATCAGCACTTGTCTTAATTTTATGTCTAACTCTTCCtttgttcatcttcttcttcttccaaaaaCAAACACATAACAAGAAAAAAGACTTTCCACCAGGTCCTAGAGGGCTTCCAATAATTGGAAATCTTCACCAATTAGATAATTCTTCCCTTTATCTTCAACTATTTGAATTCTCAAAGAAATATGGCCCTATATTCTCCCTTCAATTAGGTCTAAGGAAAGCAATTGTTATTTCATCCCCTGAGTTGGCCAAAGAAGCATTGAAAAACCATGACCGTGAATTTGCCGGAAGACCAAACTTAATTGGTCAGCAAAAATTAACCTACAATGGGTTAGGGATAACTTTTTCTCCATACAATGAATTTTGGAGAGAAACTAGAAAAATATGTGTAGCCCATGTTCTTAGCTCTAGGCGTGTAACAAGCTTTTCTTCAATAAGAAAATTTGAAGTCAAGCAATGGATCAAGAAAATATCAAGCCATGCATCATCAAAAAAGGTGACAAATTTGAATGAAATGATAATTTCTCTAACAAGCACTATTATTTGTAGGATTGCCTTTGGAAGAAGGTATGAAGATGAAGGAGTTGAAAGGAGTAGGTTCCATGATTTGTTCAATGAATGTCAAGCAATGTTGGGTGGCTTCTTTGTTTCGGATTATATTCCTTTCTTGGGTTGGATTGATCGACTCAATGGAATGCATGCCCgtcttaataaaattttcaaggaGTTGGATAAGTTTTATCAAGAAGTGATCGATGAACACATGGATCCTAATAGAGATTCTTCTAACGGAGAAGATATCATTGATGTCTTGCTTCAATTAAAGAACCAACGTTCATTCTCCTTTGACCTCACTATTAATCACATCAAAGCGCTGTTTATG gATATACTTGTAGCAGGAACGGATACAACTGCAGCCACAACAGTTTGGGCTATGACCGCACTAATAAAAAATCCAAGAGTAATGAAGAAAGTTCAAGAAGAAATTAGAAACTTTGGAGGTCAAAAAGATTTCTTAGAAGAAGAAAATATTCAAAAGTGTATCTATTTTAAAGCTGTGATGAAAGAAACTTTAAGATTGCATTTACCAGTACCACTTGTAccaaaagaaacaaacaaaacttgCATTATAAATGGGTACGAAATTCCAAGCAAGACTATAGTGTATGTGAATGCTTGGGCTATTCATAGAGATCCTGAAGCTTGGAAAGACCCATATGAATTTTATCCTGAGAGATTCTTAGGTAGTGATATAGATTTTCTTGGACAACATTTTGAGTTGATTCCATTTGGTGCTGGTCGAAGAATTTGTCCAGGTATGCATATGGGACTTGCTTCACTTGATCTTATTCTTGCTAATCTTCTTTACTCCTTTGATTGGGAACTTCCGGAAGGTATGAAAATAGAAGATATTGATACTCAAATGTTGCCGGGAATAACACAACACAAGAAGAATCCTCTTTACCTTATTGCCAAAATTAACAAAGAAGTGGAATTTAATTAG